The Tenebrio molitor chromosome 3, icTenMoli1.1, whole genome shotgun sequence genome contains a region encoding:
- the sdk gene encoding protein sidekick isoform X5: MFVEWIKERTTWFKMEEKERKTLCTLLEIKTYLFIIYLASFPHDALAENSLQAPRFTTSSSSSSIIRLGTTKIMQCQAFGNPSPQFRWFKDGVPITEFSTDAYYKIFSASHEDEGSYRCTASNKIGSILSEEMKILVAYMNVFEDQTEKSLSVVEGQAAILDLPEIESKPPPEVSWHTNDGQLPYAQKYAKSKSNQLIILSTEKSDQKAYRARAINTQEGKEENSAFIRLTVQETNDSKEIRPQIIVPPEDVKIVRGTPQATLDCIANARPLHELETLWYKDNILIENGGMYSLNDIWNRSLTLISVNTTHSGQYECHVRLRSERFDNITAKAQVVVLEKPRFVSSTRAETLGEYGTPISLPCDVVGIPKPNVTWYKNSQEIDLTDKRYVLEEDNSLLIRKLLINDNGMFQCFAKSEAGESSISTWLRVKKRRKVRSLTARFVRLRSSGERHNKKNFVFITPSAVPIMEIGPQNVTVLDGKDATLSCRAAGAPTPNVTWIYKGEQEVETSSRVQILDSGDLLIAAVKESDVGMYTCIRANEAGEVRGSAHLGVLVRTQIIQPPVDTRVLLGHTATLQCKISSDPAVPFELHWYKNKQPINPKASQRISILKDGTLEIQAVRAADVGFYTCSIKSPGGNETRSAKLGVIELPYAPTNVKAERLDIASQRAVNVSWIPGFDGNSPIKQFIIQKREVPELAPSGPPVGFVGSARSSSEIITQWQPPLEEHRNGQILGYIIRYRLYGYNDSPWTVQNITNEAQRNYLIQDLITWKDYVVQIAAYNNKGVGVFTEGAKIKTKEGVPEAPPTIQKVKAINSTAIQIRWIPPDPQKINGINQGYKIQAWQTDSNGELIEAKMMTVHPNLLNPNAEQSAVMSGLEKFTDYNITVVCFTDPGDGEISEMAHVKTREDVPDEVTSLQFDDISDRAVKVIWQPPKHINGILTGYQILYQIKDKPATVKVKNLTADTLDLKVTDLQATTHYKFEVTAWTAVGPGPPKVAIIQSGVEPVLPHPPSKLALSNIEAFSVVLQFTPGFDGNSSITKWTVEAQTARNASWFQVFEISDPDATTITVTGLVPFTLYKLRLIANNVVGASIPSEASKEFQTIQAPPAHPPKNVTVRAMSATELRVRWIPLQQIEWFGNPRGYSIIYSEVRTGETQAVTIDDHTANSHVIIGLEEFALYEVSMQACNDVGCSLAGPIALERTRESVPSFGPLNIEANATSSTTIVVKWGDVPKEHQNGLIEGYKVYYAAESKSPVQYKLIASNSTFTTTLTELRKFVVYRIQVLAYTRLGDGEPSKPAVSVRTFEDVPGPPSNVSFPDVSVTSARIIWDVPEEPNGEILAYKVTYHINNANVNNKFSKEFPPSDRTFRFTQLESEKYYMFSVTAQTRLGWGKTAHALVYTTNNRDTPQAPSMPQISRSQVQSKQITFSWTPGRDGFAPLRYYTVQKMENNGPWQSLPERVDPQLTSYTVSDLKPFTSYRFRIRATNDIGPSPFSPESIEVRTYPAAPSKGVTNLKVVPITTTSVEVYWDSVEEQHWSGDVKTGGYRVIFQPVSDYPTALQATPKEEIFGVNAKKMVLSELLQDKNYEIVVVPFNSQGEGPASPPVTVYVGEAVPTGEPRDLEGEAVSSTEVRLKWKPPQQQQQNGELLGYKIFYLVTNSPQELEEGHKFEEEIEVIAATMTSHSLVFLDKYTEYRIQILAFNPAGDGPRSRPITVKTLQGLPGPPVNLRFSEITMNSLVVSWDSPKKRNGDIIGYIVTYETTEENERFSKQVKQKVTTTDLQLQSLEEEITYTFTVRAQTIDYGPSISNNVTTGPQEGSPSTPKELTLIKTLSSVELHWVNGLTGKGPILGYYIESRKKDDMRWQTVTKSTNGPLQEFTVSYQSLLPSTSYYFRVIPYNKFGISFPAYTEESVLTPSKLYLEYGYLQHEPFYRQTWFMVALAATSIIIIIMIIAILCVKSKSYKYKQEGAQNSMGELMAMSREDQQDLSIDYYRSRNGTGNLSSTLSKRSTLSRKPVHQQPPPMLGKSPPRPSPASVPYNSDEESLKGYDENPDDSSVTEKPSEMSSSESQGSESENDSVLSNSHSFVNHYANVNEPLRPSWKRQKPVRNFSSHTDSEPEGSASLNGGQIIINNMARSRAPLPGFSSFV; encoded by the exons gtAATCCCTCGCCGCAGTTCAGGTGGTTCAAAGACGGGGTGCCAATAACTGAATTTTCAACTGATGCTTACTACAAAATATTCTCCGCTAGTCACGAGGATGAAGGCAGCTACAGGTGTACAGCCTCGAACAAAATCGGTTCAATACTCAGTGAAGAAATGAAGATTCTAGTTGCAT ATATGAACGTTTTTGAAGATCAGACTGAAAAAAGCCTGTCCGTCGTCGAAGGACAAGCTGCGATTTTAGATCTTCCCGAAATCGAGTCAAAACCTCCACCCGAAGTCAGTTGGCACACAAACGATGGTCAATTACCATACGCTCAAAAATACGCCAAATCCAAATCGAACCAGTTGATCATCTTGTCGACTGAAAAATCAGATCAAAAAGCATACAGGGCACGTGCAATAAATACTCAAGAGGGTAAGGAGGAGAACAGTGCATTTATAAGACTGACCGTACAAGAAACGAACGACTCAAAAGAAATAAGACCGCAGATAATTGTACCCCCCGAAGACGTTAAAATCGTGAGGGGTACACCTCAGGCGACTTTGGATTGTATAGCTAACGCTAGACCCTTGCACGAGTTAGAAACATTGTGGTACaaagataatattttaattgaaaacggCGGCATGTATTCTTTGAACGACATCTGGAACAGGAGCTTGACACTAATTTCAGTCAACACTACCCACAGTGGACAATACGAATGTCATGTCAGGCTTAGATCAGAGCGTTTCGATAACATCACAGCCAAAGCTCAAGTTGTAGTCCTGGAAAAACCGAGATTTGTGAGTTCCACCCGCGCTGAAACTTTAGGAGAATATGGGACACCAATCAGCTTGCCTTGTGATGTAGTTGGCATACCAAAGCCGAACGTTACGTGGTACAAGAATAGTCAAGAAATTGATTTAACTGACAAAAG GTACGTCCTCGAGGAAGACAATTCTTTACTTATTCGAAAGCTGTTAATAAACGACAACGGGATGTTTCAATGTTTTGCTAAGAGTGAGGCCGGGGAGAGTTCAATTTCAACGTGGCTGAGGGTGAAAA AACGGAGAAAAGTGAGAAGCTTAACGGCTAGATTTGTCAGGTTGAGAAGTTCCGGCGAACGCCATAACAAAaagaattttgtgtttataacACCAT cTGCCGTTCCCATTATGGAGATAGGCCCCCAAAATGTCACCGTTCTCGATGGTAAAGACGCGACTTTATCGTGTCGAGCAGCAGGTGCTCCCACACCGAACGTAACATGGATTTATAAAG GCGAACAAGAAGTAGAAACTTCAAGCAGAGTCCAAATTCTTGATTCTGGAGACTTGTTAATAGCTGCCGTTAAAGAGTCTGACGTCGGAATGTACACTTGTATTAGAGCCAATGAAGCTGGAGAAGTGCGGGGTTCCGCTCATTTGGGAGTTCTGG TTCGCACACAAATAATACAACCTCCAGTCGACACACGTGTTCTCCTCGGTCATACGGCGACTCTCCAATGTAAAATATCGTCGGATCCTGCCGTCCCTTTCGAGCTGCACTGGTACAAGAATAAACA ACCTATAAATCCGAAAGCCAGCCAAAGAATAAGTATTTTGAAGGACGGTACTTTGGAAATACAAGCAGTCAGAGCTGCTGACGTTGGTTTCTACACATGCTCGATTAAATCACCTGGCGGTAACGAAACTAGATCGGCTAAATTGGGCGTTATCGAACTACCTTACGCGCCCACTAATGTCAAAGCCGAAAGACTCGATATCGCCTCGCAGAGGGCCGTCAACGTCAGCTGGATTCCTGGATTCGACGGCAATAGCCccataaaacaattcattatTCAAAAAAGAGAAGTGCCCGAACTTG CGCCTTCTGGGCCTCCGGTCGGTTTCGTTGGTTCAGCTCGAAGCTCCTCCGAAATAATAACTCAGTGGCAGCCGCCCTTGGAAGAGCACAGAAACGGTCAAATCCTGGGTTACATAATACGATACCGTTTGTACGGGTACAACGACAGTCCTTGGACTGTTCAAAACATAACAAACGAAGCGCAAAGAAATTACTTAATCCAAGATTTGATCACTTGGAAAGATTACGTAGTGCAAATAGCGGCTTACAACAACAAAGGTGTTGGTGTATTTACCGAAGGTGCAAAAATCAAAACTAAGGAAGGTGTACCTGAAGCCCCACCAACCATACAGAAAGTAAAAGCGATAAACTCGACCGCAATTCAAATCAGGTGGATACCTCCGGACCCGCAAAAAATTAACGGAATTAATCAAGGCTATAAAATACAAGCCTGGCAAACCGACAGTAACGGGGAACTGATCGAAGCTAAAATGATGACCGTTCATCCAAATCTGCTGAACCCAAACGCCGAACAGTCGGCCGTGATGAGTGGCCTTGAGAAATTTACCGACTACAACATCACAGTGGTATGCTTTACCGATCCCGGTGATGGTGAAATCAGCGAAATGGCTCACGTCAAGACCAGAGAAGACG TTCCCGATGAAGTTACTAGTCTTCAATTCGACGACATCAGTGACAGAGCTGTTAAAGTAATCTGGCAACCCCCTAAACACATTAATGGAATTTTAACCGGCTACCAGATCCTCTATCAAATCAAAGACAAACCAGCGACTGTTAAAGTGAAAAACTTAACAGCCGACACGCTCGATTTAAAAGTGACCGATTTGCAAGCCACGACTCACTATAAATTTGAGGTGACGGCTTGGACCGCTGTGGGACCGGGTCCCCCCAAAGTGGCCATAATCCAATCTGGAGTGGAACCGGTGTTACCGCATCCTCCTTCCAAACTAGCCTTATCAAATATCGAAGCGTTTTCCGTGGTTCTGCAGTTCACGCCCGGATTCGATGGGAATTCTTCTATAACAAAATGGACGGTCGAAGCGCAGACGGCGCGTAATGCGTCGTGGTTtcaagtttttgaaattagtGATCCTGACGCGACCACCATCACAGTAACCGGACTGGTACCTTTCACATTGTACAAACTGAGACTGATCGCTAATAACGTCGTCGGTGCTTCGATCCCTTCGGAAGCCTCCAAAGAATTTCAGACGATCCAAGCGCCACCAGCTCATCCGCCCAAAAATGTGACGGTGCGCGCCATGAGCGCTACAGAATTGAGAGTCAGATGGATA CCCCTCCAACAAATAGAATGGTTTGGCAACCCTAGGGGATATAGTATAATCTACAGCGAGGTAAGAACTGGAGAAACTCAGGCTGTGACAATCGACGATCACACTGCAAACTCGCACGTCATTATTGGCTTGGAGGAGTTTGCTTTGtatgaagtttcaatgcaagCGTGTAATGACGTGGGTTGCTCTTTAGCTGGGCCAATAGCTCTGGAAAGGACGCGCGAATCAG TGCCATCATTTGGGCCATTAAACATCGAGGCTAACGCCACTTCTTCGACTACGATCGTAGTTAAATGGGGTGATGTCCCTAAAGAACACCAAAACGGGTTAATTGAAGGTTACAAAGTTTACTACGCTGCCGAATCCAAATCTCCAGTACAGTACAAACTGATAGCAAGCAATTCTACTTTTACTACCACCCTAACAGAACTGAGAAAATTCGTCGTCTATCGTATTCAAGTGCTCGCATATACCAGATTAGGGGATGGCGAACCAAGCAAACCGGCCGTCAGCGTCCGAACCTTTGAAGATG tcCCCGGACCTCCATCAAACGTATCGTTTCCCGATGTTTCTGTAACTTCGGCGCGAATCATTTGGGACGTACCGGAAGAACCTAATGGCGAAATTCTTGCGTACAAAGTCACTTATCACATTAATAACGCGAAcgttaataacaaattttccaAAGAATTTCCTCCGTCTGACAGAACTTTCAG GTTCACACAATTGGAGTCCGAAAAGTATTATATGTTTTCCGTGACCGCTCAGACTCGACTGGGTTGGGGAAAAACGGCTCACGCTTTGGTTTATACAACGAATAATCGTGATACGCCTCAAGCTCCGTCTATGCCACAAATAAGTCGTAGTCAGGTACAGAGTAAGCAGATCACTTTCAGCTGGACACCGGGCAGAGATGGATTTGCACCCCTAAG ATATTACACGGTTCAAAAAATGGAGAATAACGGTCCATGGCAATCCCTTCCTGAAAGGGTAGACCCCCAACTCACCTCCTACACCGTTTCGGATTTAAAACCCTTCACATCGTACCGATTCAGAATACGAGCCACCAACGACATCGGTCCTAGCCCTTTCAGTCCTGAATCGATCGAAGTTCGAACTTATCCGGCAGCACCGAGCAAAGGAGTTACGAATTTAAAAGTTGTTCCAATAACTACGACCAGTGTTGAGGTCTATTGGGATTCGGTTGAAGAACAACATTGGAGTGGAGATGTAAAAACTGGCGGTTACAGAGTTATCTTTCAACCGGTTTCCGATTATCCGACGGCACTTCAAGCAACCCCGAAAGAAGAAATTTTCGGCGTTAAT GCAAAGAAGATGGTCTTGAGTGAGCTTCTTCaagacaaaaattatgaaattgttGTTGTACCATTTAATTCGCAAGGCGAAGGGCCCGCAAGTCCTCCGGTTACAGTGTACGTAGGGGAGGCTGTCCCAACTGGCGAACCAAGGGATTTAGAAGGGGAAGCTGTTTCGTCGACCGAAGTTAGACTGAAATGGAAGCCaccacaacaacaacaacaaaatggaGAATTATTAGGCTACAAG atattttatttggtgACCAATTCACCCCAAGAACTGGAAGAAGGGCACAAATTTGAAGAGGAAATTGAGGTTATCGCGGCAACAATGACGTCACATAGTCTGGTTTTTCTCGACAAATATACGGAATATCGGATTCAAATTTTAGCTTTTAATCCAGCAGGTGATGGGCCACGGTCACGACCCATCACCGTTAAAACCCTTCAGGGGCTTCCAGGTCCACCGGTCAACCTTCGATTTTCCGAAATCACAATGAACAGTTTGGTGGTGTCTTGGGACTCGCCTAAAAAACGAAACGGAGACATAATAGGGTACATCGTAACTTACGAAACAACAGAAGAAAACGAAC GTTTTAGTAAACAAGTCAAGCAAAAAGTGACAACCACTGACCTCCAGTTACAATCGTTAGAAGAAGAAATCACTTATACGTTTACGGTGAGAGCACAAACTATAGATTATGGACCGTCGATTTCGAACAACGTAACAACAGGACCTCAGGAAGGATCTCCCAGTACACCAAAAGAATTGACGCTCATTAAAACTTTGTCGAGTGTGGAGTTGCACTGGGTAAATGGATTGACTGGGAAAGGTCCGATTTTAGGTTATTACATCGAGTCGCGGAAAAAAG acGACATGCGTTGGCAGACCGttacaaaatcaacaaatgGGCCATTGCAAGAGTTTACAGTTTCTTACCAAAGCCTGCTCCCATCGACCTCATACTACTTCAGGGTTATTCCTTATAACAAATTTGGAATTAGCTTCCCCGCGTATACGGAAGAATCAGTTTTAACGCCTTCAAAATTATACTTAGAATACGGTTATCTTCAACACGAGCCTTTCTACAGGCAAACGTGGTTCATGGTAGCTTTAGCGGCAACTTCTATCATTATTATCATAATGATCATAGCAATTTTATgtgttaaaagtaaaagttaTAAATATAAAC AAGAAGGTGCACAAAACAGCATGGGTGAATTGATGGCAATGTCGAGAGAAGATCAGCAAGATCTCTCCATTGATTACTACCGTTCCCGCAACGGTACTGGCAATTTAAGTTCAACTCTTTCCAAAAGAAGTACATTATCACGAAAACCCGTTCATCAACAACCTCCCCCGATGTTAGGAAAGTCACCCCCGAGGCCATCGCCTGCCTCTGTTCCGTATAACTCGGACGAAGAGAGTCTTAAGGGTTACGACGAGAATCCTGACGACAGCAGTGTTACAGAAAAACCTTCTGAGATGAGTTCATCCGAATCTCAG GGTTCAGAAAGTGAAAATGACAGTGTCCTTTCAAATTCTCATTCATTCGTTAACCATTACGCGAACGTTAACGAACCACTAAGACCGTCCTGGAAGAGACAAAAACCAGTTAGAAACTTCTCAAGTCATACAGATTCTGAACCAGAAGGTTCTGCTAGTTTGAATGGCGGACAGATTATTATAAACAACATGGCGAGATCTAGAGCGCCGCTACCAGGATTTTCGTCATTCGTTTAA